The following proteins are encoded in a genomic region of Gadus macrocephalus chromosome 19, ASM3116895v1:
- the LOC132447999 gene encoding uncharacterized protein LOC132447999 gives MAVPTAEEWRVVAERFEERWNFPLCCGAIDGKHVVLKAPANSGSQFFNYKGTFSIVLLAVDADYCFRVIDVGGYGRTSDGGILANSAFGQAPHAGNLKLPADRALPGAEHRGPLPHVFVADEAFPLRTNLMRPFNYRLSRARLVVEDAFGILSSQWRIYRKVIEVRPELAERCIKATCVLHNFLRRTAPTAAVRECIPGGAVEPLPRLGRVAANNAGREAIRIRETFTSYLSEEGAVSWQDDI, from the coding sequence atggctgtgcccactgcagaggagtggagagtgGTTGCAGAGCGGTTCGAGGAGCGGTGGAACTTCCCTCTCTGCTGTGGTGCCATCGATGGGAAGCATGTAGTTCTGAAGGCCCCTGCGAACTCCGGTTCACAGTTCTTCAACTACAAGGGAACGTTTTCCATCGTTCTCTTGGCAGTTGACGCAGACTACTGCTTCCGGGTCATCGATGTGGGGGGCTACGGGAGAACCAGCGATGGAGGAATTCTGGCCAACTCTGCGTTTGGTCAGGCCCCCCACGCTGGCAATCTCAAGCTCCCTGCTGACAGAGCACTGCCGGGGGCTGAGCACAGAGGACCCCTGCCTCATGTGTTTGTAGCGGATGAGGCCTTTCCACTACGGACCAACCTCATGAGGCCCTTCAACTACCGTCTGTCCCGGGCTcggttggtggtggaggacgcATTTGGCATCCTCTCCTCTCAGTGGCGGATCTACCGGAAGGTCATCGAGGTCCGTCCGGAGCTGGCAGAGAGATGCATCAAGGCCACCTGTGTGCTCCACAATTTCCTCCGCAgaacagcaccaacagcagcagtgaGGGAGTGCATCCCGGGTGGTGCGGTGGAGCCTCTGCCAAGGCTGGGGAGAGTGGCTGCAAACAACGCCGGGAGAGAGGCCATTCGGATCCGCGAGACCTTCACCTCCTACCTCTCTGAAGAAGGAGCCGTCTCGTGGCAGGATGACATCTAG
- the LOC132447509 gene encoding uncharacterized protein LOC132447509, whose amino-acid sequence MDDALIVAVCGQSVLYDNTLVFYRDRIKKQQAWVVVGEETGIPVDVCRRKWKSLRDRYIREKRKEEGKKIGSAARTVKKWKFSAVLSFLDPFVTPKETSSNHPRWAEIEVKMEDDWLAENSGVGEADEERDEAAAAAAGPSHNTDQLSGNESDPDDVPAAAATPAPVPAAGPAPRPPSGMKRKRASGVPCGNTPIQEAILQALQRDGQLCADAQFFNGLLPSLKRLPPDAKEYVKFQIHKVIFDATQITLNLEPV is encoded by the exons ATGGACGACGCACTGATAGTGGCGGTGTGTGGTCAATCTGTCCTGTACGACAACACGTTGGTGTTTTACAGGGACAGAATTAAAAAGCAGCAGGCGTGGGTCGTCGTGGGCGAGGAGACGGGGATTCCTG tggacgtatgtcgcaggaAATGGAAGTCCCTCAGGGACAGATACATCAGGGAGAAAAGGAAAGAGGAGGGAAAAAAGATCGGGTCAGCGGCAAGGACAGTGAAGAAATGGAAGTTCTCTGCGGTCCTGTCCTTCCTCGACCCCTTTGTCACACCGAAGGAGACCAGCAGCAACCATCCTCGGTGGGCAGAGATAGAGGTAAAGATGGAGGATGACTGGCTTGCCGAGAATTCAGGGGTAGGAGAAGCAGATGAGGAGCGTGatgaggcagcagcagcagcagcagggccatcGCACAATACAG ATCAGCTGTCAGGGAATGAATCAGACCCTGACGatgttcctgctgctgctgctactcctGCCCCTGTCCCTGCCGCTGGCCCTGCCCCAAGACCACCGAGCG ggatgaagaggaagagagccagTGGGGTACCATGTGGGAACACCCCGATACAGGAGGCCATCCTCCAGGCCCTGCAGAGGGATGGACAGTTGTGCGCAGACGCACAGTTTTTTAACGGCCTACTTCCTTCCCTGAAGAGATTGCCACCAGACGCAAAGGAGTATGTGAAATTCCAAATTCACAAAGTCATATTTGACGCCACCCAAATCACCCTTAATTTGGAACCTGTCTAA
- the LOC132447508 gene encoding uncharacterized protein LOC132447508 isoform X1, with amino-acid sequence MAAPILDVFLNQSMVAFLDKDRTVPYQPTDGCIGDEGTGMATNLHPADCSCTDTCNIKPTAPLPVNEGFTKAQTHFLIHLMKVHLEVEGGIPVKSLDDLNRRLRLGKKPKKLLWEEMTGKLAGQFKEDFQTDKVARKWLTLVERYEKVKQKNVLKEKRPFRFQFYREMDELLGGDNDVEPPGVKSDCAGVVTGILGALRQSNGAPSPALSDGAPSAGPSSTTVLPPPGRAPTGPSDTLRLRNRKRMNDLRDMTEDDLLAYLERSDAAATAASQRRHEDTLSEMRALREDQRELLQLFSRMVDKM; translated from the exons atggctgcgcccatattGGACG tcTTCCTCAACCAGAGCATGGTGGCGTTCCTTGACAAGGACAGAACCGTGCCTTACCAGCCCACAGACGGCTGCATTGGGGATGAGGGCACCGGGATGGCTACCAACCTACACCCTGCAGATTGCTCTTGCACGG ATACCTGCAATATCAAGCCAACTGCACCACTGCCGGTGAATGAGGGTTTTACCAAAGCTCAAACACACTTCCTCATCCACCTGATGAAGGTCCACCTTGAGGTAGAGGGCGGGATACCTGTAAAGTCCCTCGATGACCTCAACCGGCGGCTGAGGCTGGGCAAGAAGCCAAAGAAGCTGCTGTGGGAGGAGATGACTGGGAAGCTTGCCGGACAGTTCAAGGAGGACTTCCAGACCGACAAGGTGGCGCGCAAGTGGTTGACGCTGGTGGAGAGATATGAGAAAGTCAAGCAGAAGAACGTGTTGAAAGAAAAGAGGCCTTTCCGCTTCCAATTCTACAGGGAGATGGACGAGCTGCTTGGGGGAGACAATGACGTGGAGCCACCTGGTGTGAAGAGCGATTGTGCTGGGGTGGTGACAGGCATACTCGGTGCACTGAGGCAGTCCAACGGTGCTCCCTCACCAGCGTTATCAGACGGGGCTCCCTCAGCTGGGCCTTCCAGCACCACAGTGTTGCCACCTCCGGGTCGAGCCCCCACCGGACCCTCTGACACCCTGAGGTTGCGGAACCGGAAGAGGATGAATGACCTGAGGGACATGACAGAGGATGACCTCTTGGCCTATCTTGAGAGGTCAGATGCTGCTGCCACGGCTGCTTCCCAGAGGCGGCACGAAGACACCCTGAGCGAGATGAGGGCGCTGAGGGAGGATCAGAGGGAGCTCCTCCAGTTGTTCAGCAGGATGGTGGACAAGATGTGA
- the LOC132447508 gene encoding uncharacterized protein LOC132447508 isoform X2, whose protein sequence is MVAFLDKDRTVPYQPTDGCIGDEGTGMATNLHPADCSCTDTCNIKPTAPLPVNEGFTKAQTHFLIHLMKVHLEVEGGIPVKSLDDLNRRLRLGKKPKKLLWEEMTGKLAGQFKEDFQTDKVARKWLTLVERYEKVKQKNVLKEKRPFRFQFYREMDELLGGDNDVEPPGVKSDCAGVVTGILGALRQSNGAPSPALSDGAPSAGPSSTTVLPPPGRAPTGPSDTLRLRNRKRMNDLRDMTEDDLLAYLERSDAAATAASQRRHEDTLSEMRALREDQRELLQLFSRMVDKM, encoded by the exons ATGGTGGCGTTCCTTGACAAGGACAGAACCGTGCCTTACCAGCCCACAGACGGCTGCATTGGGGATGAGGGCACCGGGATGGCTACCAACCTACACCCTGCAGATTGCTCTTGCACGG ATACCTGCAATATCAAGCCAACTGCACCACTGCCGGTGAATGAGGGTTTTACCAAAGCTCAAACACACTTCCTCATCCACCTGATGAAGGTCCACCTTGAGGTAGAGGGCGGGATACCTGTAAAGTCCCTCGATGACCTCAACCGGCGGCTGAGGCTGGGCAAGAAGCCAAAGAAGCTGCTGTGGGAGGAGATGACTGGGAAGCTTGCCGGACAGTTCAAGGAGGACTTCCAGACCGACAAGGTGGCGCGCAAGTGGTTGACGCTGGTGGAGAGATATGAGAAAGTCAAGCAGAAGAACGTGTTGAAAGAAAAGAGGCCTTTCCGCTTCCAATTCTACAGGGAGATGGACGAGCTGCTTGGGGGAGACAATGACGTGGAGCCACCTGGTGTGAAGAGCGATTGTGCTGGGGTGGTGACAGGCATACTCGGTGCACTGAGGCAGTCCAACGGTGCTCCCTCACCAGCGTTATCAGACGGGGCTCCCTCAGCTGGGCCTTCCAGCACCACAGTGTTGCCACCTCCGGGTCGAGCCCCCACCGGACCCTCTGACACCCTGAGGTTGCGGAACCGGAAGAGGATGAATGACCTGAGGGACATGACAGAGGATGACCTCTTGGCCTATCTTGAGAGGTCAGATGCTGCTGCCACGGCTGCTTCCCAGAGGCGGCACGAAGACACCCTGAGCGAGATGAGGGCGCTGAGGGAGGATCAGAGGGAGCTCCTCCAGTTGTTCAGCAGGATGGTGGACAAGATGTGA